The genome window TCGACTGGGACGCCGCCCGCTTCGAGACCGAGATCCGCTATTTCACCGAAGCCAACCTGAACCTGGTCTATTTCGAAGACATCCCGAACCCGCCCGATGAGTTCATGGACCTCTGCGACCGGTACGGGTTGTTGTTGGGCAACTGTTACTACGGTTGCTACTGGCTGGTGCCCTGGATGCCGCAGCCGCCGGACGCGGAGTTGATTGCGCGCGGCACGGTGGACATCATCAAACGGTACCGAAACCATCCCAGCCTGCTGCTGCACATGGCCATGAACGAAGGCGAGACGCGGGAAGACGTCTACGCTCGGTGGCGAAGAGATGTTGTTGACCACGACGGCACCCGGCCGTTTATCCCCTCCGGCTCGTTTCCCGACTACCGCGTGAATCCGGAGCTGAACGCCAAACACGTATCCGGGACGGCCCTGGCAAACATACGAAAGACAAGCACGCCCGGGTGGATCAAACCGGATACGCCGGTGGGCATGAACGACTACGCGCCGAAATCGTACGGTTGGGTCGAGCCGGCCGAGTACTTCAACTGGGTCCGCGAAGCGGGTAACTGGATGTTCATGATGGAAAGCGGCTCGCCGTCGGTGCCGCCGATGTCGTCACTCGCCCGGTTCCTTCCCGATTTGATGGCGCCGTCCGACCGGTTCGCGCCGGACGCCGTTTGGGCGCATCATGACGCCTGCGGTTACTTCAAGCCCTACGACGAAGCATTGCGCCGCCTGCACGGCGACGCGGAAAGCGCGGCCGACTACGCCTGGAAAGCCCACCTGCTCACCGCGGATCAGCACCGGGCGATGTTTGAGGCGGTCCAGCATCGCCTGTGGGACATCACGAGCGGGTTCACCCAATGGAAGATCAATGCTTGCTGGCCCAGCGTGGAATGGCAGCTCGTCGATTGGTACCTGAAGCCGATGGTCAGTTACTTCTACACGAAGCGTGCTTGCGAACCCCTGCACGTGCAGTTGAACCAGCCAGACCGAACGGTAAGCGTCATCAACAAGGAAGCGGCGCCGCGCGAGGGGCTCAAGATGCGTGCGAGGGTACTTGACGCTAACGCCCAAGTGCTCTGGGAAAAGGCAACCGAGTTAGACGCGCCGGCCGACGGCTATCGGGAGTTGTTTGTGGTTCCCGAGCCGCCCGGGGCGTCGCCGGTGTACTTCGTCAAACTCGAATTGAACGACGTACAGGGCCAGCCGGTTTCCGACAACTTTTACTGGCTGTTGGCGCAAGGCGCCGAAGACTACAAGTCACTGCAATCGTTACCCATGACCGGGCTTGACGCGGCATGTGAGGTCGAGACCGGGGCGGTCGAAACGATTGCCCGCGTCAAGATTGGCAACCCGTCGTCGCAGCTCGCGTTCTTCGTCCAACTCTCACTGGTGGACGGCCCTCGCGGCCAGGAAATCCTGCCGGTGCTCTGGGACGACAACTACTTCAGCCTGTTGCCCGGGGAATCGCGCGAGATCGCGGGCCGATTCGTCTCCAGGGACGCCGCGGGCCGGGACCCGCGATTGGAAGTGGGCGGATGGAACGTCCAGACGAAATACGACTGCGCCGATTTGAAAGCTTCCAAGACGGAGTTCAAGGCGCAGGAGCCGGTGACGGTAACAGCCCGTATCAGTCACACGTTCCTTGATGGCAGCCGGGTGGCGTTGCTGGCCGACGGACGGCCCGTCGGCGCCAAATGGGCGTGGGCTAGAGGCGACAGCACAGACGAAATCGTGTTTGAAACCGCTTTCTCCGAGCCCGGCGCCCACACGCTGTCCGTCGGAGCACAGAGCGTTCGCGTGAAGGTGAATCCCTAGGGCTTGAACGGCCCGTCCCGCGGGCGGCTCGTAGGCGTTCGCGTACCCCGGGCTAAGGTTGAGGACGGGTTCCACTCGTAAGCCAATCGAGCGAGAACCGCACGAAACGGACCCACTCGCGCCGGTGTTTCTCGCCCCCCTCGAACAAGAGTCCAATATCGCCATCCGGAAGCCGCACCATCGTGGAATAGGACGACGGCCCGCCGTGGATCAGTCGTTTCACGGGCCAGGTCTTTCCCTCGTCGTAGCTCAGCCGGACCGTCATCCTCGTCCGCTCGACGGCGCCGTATGTTTCACCCCTGTTGTCCGGATTCGCAAACAACAGCAGGTCTTTGCCGCTGTTCCCGGGCGCGCTGCAGCGGATGATGCTTGCCTGGCACGGACATTCGTTCAAGGCCTGGTCCCAGTAGAACCTCGACCACGTCTGGCCTTCGTTGTTGCTCAGGGCGACACCCCGGCAACCCTTCCCCATATTCCCGCGCACGTTGAGCATCAATGTCCCGTCCGTCAGTTCGACCACCTGGCTCTCGTCCGAGTATTCGGGCACTCTCGCGCCGAACGTCCAGTGCTTTCCATGGTCGTCGCTGTAGACCACGCAGGAAAAGTATTCCTCCTCGACTTCTTCCCGGGTTTCACCCACGTAGCCGGGGATGACAAGGCGGCCGGTCTTCGTCTGAATGCCTGCGCCCGGGCCCGGCACAAAACGGTCGTCATAGGTGGTGGCGAGTTGCCCCGCATCGAAGGGTCCGGACCAGGTCTGTCCGTTGTCCGTACTGGTGAGCAGCAGATGCCGGTGATGGTCCGGCCTGACCTTGTGCGCGCTGATGCACCAGAGAATGATGGTGTTGGCAGGACGGTCGACGACGGCGCAGGGATTCATCAGCGCCTCGTTCCCCTCGCCGTGCACCAGAACCTGCATGGGCAGCCACGTCCGGCCCCCATCAACGCTCCGCCGCAGCACCATATCCGTCGGGCTGGCGTCGGCGATGGATTCCTTGCGGGCTTCGCAGAAAGCCAGCACCGAACCGTCGGGCGCAAGGAGCATCGCCGGAATCCGGTACGTGTTTACCCCATCCATCCCGCTGGCAAACACGTCGGTGAATTCAGGCGCGCCCCGCCGCGCTTCTATGGGAGGGCCGGCCACGACCCGGAAACCCGTATCTACCAGCGAGGCGGACGGAATGTCGTGGTTGCGGCGGGCGGACCGGCAGTGGCCGCCGATCGTGAGCCAACTCCCGCCCCGAATTACGCGGTGGTCGGCCAGCGCGGGCCCTGCCGGGTCAATCGCCGGCTCGTCCCCGTAGTACGAATGCCAGTCGTGGCACCATTCCGAGGCGTTTCCGCTCATGTCGTAGAGGCCCCACGGATTCGGAGGTTTCAAGCCTACGGGCCGGGCATGCTGGTCCTCCGTAATCATTGCGGTCCCCCGCCACCAGGCCTGGCGATCGATGTCGTCATAGGCCGGATCATCGCCCCAGTAAAACCGTGTCGCCGTGCCCGCCCGGCATGCCCACTCCCACTCCGCTTCCGTCGGCAACCGGAATGTTCGCCCCGACAGGCTGCTCACCTTCGCGGCAAACGACTGCGCGTCGTCCCACGTGACGCAAACCGCAGGAGTCTTCGGCTCGCCGGTCACGTATTCTCTGCCCGACCACGGCGCGGTGCCCATGACGGCTTGCCACTGTTCCTTCGTGACCTCGTACTTTCCCATCCAAAGACCGTGAGACAACGTGACCCGGTGTTGCGGAGTCTCCTTGTTGGGGTACGCGTCCTGTTCGTTCGCGTACTGGCCCATCATGAAGGTTCCTGGCGGGATCCACACCATTTCCAGAGGTACGTTGCCGGGAAGCATCACCGTTTCCGGTGAGGCGGTTCCTGCCATGTGGGCGCACCCGCCCGCCAGAAAGACGCAAACAACAAACGCCGGGATAGGGGACAGCCACGCGCTCTTCTTCATAGCATGTTCTCCGCGGAATGACGTTCAGCCTCTCGGGCAAGCGTACATTATCCCGCGGCGTGGAGGAAAGCCGCCCGGCCTCGCCTGCACGGCCCCTTCCGTTCAACCCCATCCTGATGCGCGCCAAACAAGCTGGGCATACGGATGGTTGCCGGCGAAACAACGACCAGACCCCTTGTGATAATCTTACGGATGCGCCGCCCGCTGGACACGAGTCGAATACGGCAGTGTAGGCTCATGTGCCGCACAATCGCAGCGTGCCGGGAAAAAGCAAGAACAGTTCGAGCGCCGTGAATCTAACCGTACGATTAGGAGGCGGCTATGACCAATATCCTCATCATGGCAATGCTGGCGGCGGGCGCAACCACCGTGGCGGAGGCAACGCCTGAACACAGCGTCGACCCATTCCAGCGGGCGGGATTGCATCCCATTGTGAGGGAGCGGCCCGGCCCCGACTTCTTCGAAGGGGCGTTACTGGGCAATGGCGGCCTGGGGGCCGTCGCGACAACCCGGCCCGACGCCGTCGTCATACATTTCGGCCACAACAACGTGTGGGACATCCGCATCGCCGAAGACAACAAGGACAAGATCAGCACCTTCGCGGAGGTCTTCGAAAAGGTCAAGGCGATCCCGGCCGACGCGCCCAGTCTGGAGTCGGACCCCTGGTACCGGGAATACATGCGGATGACCCATGCGAATTACGAAAAACCCTATCCCAGGCCGTTTCCGTGTGGCTCGTTGTTGTTGGGTTTCGACCGGCGCGAGGTCGAACTGCTGGGCTACCGCCTGGATATCGCGACGGGATTGTGCGCCGTCAATCTCCTGCTCGAACGGAAGCCCGCCCAGCTTCAGATATTCGCGGACATGGACAGCGACCGCCTCTGGCTCCGCCTCGTTGATGCCGAAAACAAGCCCTTGCCCAATTGTTTCGAGCGGGTGAAGCTCATCCCGGACCCGGACGCGCCGAAGGACATACCCGGCCCCCAGGCAAGCGAAAATGAGAACGGCGGCCTGCTGTCGTTTCGACAGGTGTTGCCCTTCAATGAGCCCGTCAACGGCAAGCCCGGCGAGACGAGTCCCAAGGACCGGGCATTTCGGTTGTCCGTGCGGGTAAATGGAAAGCTCGAGGCGACGGAACGCATCGATTGGGAGGGGCGCCCGCGCCGGATGAGCCAATTGGAGCGCTCCCTCGTTTCGCGTGAACCGTTTTGGGCTTCCGTGCAGCTCGATGAAGGTTTGGCTTCGGACATTGATGCCGCGCCGGGCGACGTTCCGCGGCCTGCGGACGAGCTGTTCGCCTCAGCGGCGAACCGCGCTCAAGAAGTGTGGCGGGACTACTGGAACCGGTCCGGCGTGGCGCTCGACGATGCGTTCCTGGAGCGCGTGTGGTACTGGAACCACTATTTCTTCAACTGCGCAGCGAAACCGGGCGTCAACTGTCCGGGGCTGTTCGCGAATTGGAGCTATCGCGGTATCGGTACGGCGTGGCACGGCGATTACCACATGAACTACAACGCGCAACAGGCGTTTTGGCTGCCGTTCTCGAGCAACCGGCTCGAGAAGAACCTGCCCTACGTGGAACTCGTCGAGCGGCTGTTGCCGCTGAGCCGAAAGTGGGCGCACGAGTACTACGGCATGCGCGGCGCCTACTTCCCGCATTCTGCGTACCCCGTCGAGATGACGATGTCGCCGTATCCCGTGCCGACATGGGGCTGGGAGATTTGCGAGACTCCCTGGAGCGTACAAGGGCTCTGGTGGCATTACCTGTACACCAAGGACGAGGACTTCCTGAGGCAGCGCGCCTTCGTGCCGATTCGCGATGCGGTGTTGTTCCTCGTGGACTATATGAAGCGTCCTGAGGCGCACGGGCCCCAGTGGGGAGATGACAAGTATCACGTGTTTCCCACGGTGCCGCCGGAACTGTACGGGTTGAAGCCCGGCTTCAAATACAACAACGACTGCCTCGTGGATTTGACGTTAATCAAGTTCATCATGAACGCCTACCTGGAAGCGGTATCCGTACTGGGCGAAGAGAAGAATGAGGCCGAGACGGTCCGCGATGTGAGCGATATCCTCGCTCATTTCCCCGAATATCCCACGGCGGAATCGAAACGGGGCAAGGTGTTCGTCTCCGTGCCCGGCGAACATTCTGAAGTGGTGTTCAACGTACCGAACAATCTGATGACGGTGTTTCCTGGTGAAGATCACGGGCTGCATTCGCCGGAGGATACGTTTGCGGTCCTCGTGAACTCGTTTCGCAACCATCAGAACGAGGGCGGCAACGACCTGGTGTTTCTGAATCTCCAGGCGGCGCGGCTAGGCCTCTTGGACCTCGACCGGTTCAAACGGCAGATCAATTACTGCCTGCTCGAGAACGGAACCTGCGCCGATATGGTTCTGCAGGTCCACGGACGCTACGACGACACGACGCCGTTCGATTTCATGCGGCCAATGGGTATCTGGTTTGAGAACTTCGGCCTGCCCGTGGTGCTCAACGAATGCCTCATGCAAAGTTACAATGGCACGATCCGCCTCTTCCCGAACTGGCCGCTTGACCGGCCTGCCGCGTTCGCGACGCTGCGCGCCGCCGGCGCGTTCCTGGTCAGTGCGTCTTGCGCGAACGGCGAAATCGAGCAGGTGAGAGTTCTCAGCGAGGCAGGAGGCCCGCTTCGCATCTTGAATCCGTGGAAGGCCGGGGCGCGGCTCATCACCGGCACGGGCCAAACCGTCGTAACAGACGGACTAATCGAAGTGCCGACCACGGCGGGAGATACCCTTTCCCTGTCGCCCGCCCATGGCAGAGAATAGCGGGGTCACGAACGGGCCGCTTACAGGCTTACGGATTCCCCCTCTTCCGCGCCATCGGCGCGAAACATGTGCCTACAGACTTCCGGTTTCCCCCTCTTCAGCGCCAAAGGCGCGAAACATACCAGCCTGGCCTGAAGGGCCAGGTAACCGGCATCAAACAAGCAGGTAGGGCTGAAGGCCCGAAACATCCTCGCGGGTTTACGGCTTCCCCCTCTTGAGCGCCTCACACGGCGGAAGCTCCCGGCGAAGAACGGCGCATGGCGTCCTGGACCACCGATTCCACCTGCCCGGCCCCTTTGAAGAAAAACCGCAGGGTAAGGTCCGGCGACCAGATCCAGCGCTGCCGCCTCGCCGGATTATTGCTCCGGATCTCGAGGCACCGTCCGAACAGTCCGGAGGCGCAACATACCCCCGTGATGGTTTCCAGGTCGCCTTGGGGGTTTTGTCCGGGATACCACATGCCGATTTCCTGGGTCAGGCAGTGGAAAAGGTCCGTCAGAGCAAGGCAACGGCGGTTTGTGACTACCAGGGACACTCGCCACAGCGGCGGCAGATTGAAACCGATTCGGTAACTCGGCCACGTAGTGCTCGAAACGGCCAGGAACCGCCGTTGTTCCCACAGCACGCGTTCGTCCGCCAGAAGAGGCGACGGTTTCCCGAGCTTCAAGAGAACGATGCCCATCGGCGCTCCTGTGCACGAACTGTCTCGCCACGTGCTTACGGGCAATGATCATATGTTGATGAGCGTTTTCGCGCAAGCAGTGCCTCCTTTTCGGATATAATCGGGCGCGCAAGAATGCATGAATCCACCATTGAGGGGAGGATTGCCATGTCCATGTGCCTGTTCTCTCTGTTTGTGGCCCTCGCCGCCTCGTCTGAACACGTCATCACGGTGCCGGAACGCCTCTTGACGCCCGAGGACGGCCTGCTGCTGGGAAACGGCGACCTGAGCGTGAGCGTGTATCAGGCCGCTGACCGGATCCTCTGGCGGTTCGGCAAGAACGACGTCTGGGACCGGCGGCTGGATTTCAGCGATGACCCCACGCCCGCCGACATCAATGAGATTGCCCACGGCATCGAAGTCGAGGGGTGGAAATGCCCCCCTTATGGCGGGCCCGTCGAGGCGACAAAGGGAACAGACAACCCGCAACGCATGAAGGAGCTCTGTGTGGGAGCCCCCGACAGCTACAACAAACGCCCCTATCCCTGTCCTAAGCCCGTGGGCGAACTGGCGATGCAACTGCCGCAGGACCAAATGGGGCTGCAGCTCGAACAGCGCCTTCTCATCGAACAGGGCATGCTCGAGATCCGGTGCACATGGCGCAGCGGCGTGACGCTGACTATCGGGTGTTTCGTGCATCCCGCGCAGAACGCTCTCGTCGTTAACTGGGAAGTCTCAAACTGGACGCCCCAGAGCCGTACCGGAAACAGCGGGCCGCCAGTCTGGTTTTCGCTCTATCGATGGGCGGACCCGGACATCCGGTCCTTTGGGGCCCGGTTCGAAGCCGAGTACCGCCACGGCGCGTTCAAATCGATGGCCTGGGACAAGGTTACGCCGCTGCCGCCTCCCTCGGTCACGCAAACGGGCGGCGCGCCGGCCATCGAACAGACCTTCCCCCCCGACCCGACATTTCCACAAGGTTTCAAGTACCTGCTCGCGCCGGTTTCGCCTGCGAGCGACGTGCACCAGGTTGACATGACGCCTACCGGCGAGGCTCGGCTGCGTCTGATGCCGCGCAACGACGCGGCCGCCGGACAACTGGCCGTCCTCGTTACGACCAATAGCGATCCGGACGGGCCGGATGCCGCGATGGCGCGCGCGACGGCCCAACTCAGCGCGAAGTTCGAGGAAACATTGCAGTTGTGGCGCGCGGAGAACCGCGATGCTGCCGCGGAATTCTGGGCCAAGTCGTCCGTGCGCGTGGCGGACCCTCTTATCGAGAATCTCTGGTATGAAACGCTCCATGCCCGGCGCTGCACCAACCGGCCCGATACGCCGCCCCCGGGACTGTTCCTGCCCAGCACGGTCCAGGACTATTCCCACTGGCACGGCGATTATCACACGAACTACAACCTGCAGGAACCGTTCTGGGGCGACTATACGGCCAACCATTTCGATTTGGGCGATGCCTACTTCAAGGCCATCGATTATCTGATTCCCATCGGCCGCACCATCGCGTGCGATTACTACCACACGCGCGGCGTATTCTTTCAACTCAGCGGGTATCCCATTCTCCATGCCTCCGACCCGCTGGGCTGCGTTCCCATGGGACGCATGGCCTACATGACGGGATGGGTGGCCAATCAATACTGGTGGCGCTACAAATACAGCATGGACAAGGAATGGCTGCGCAATACCGGGTATCCAGTCATTCGGGATGCGGCGCTATTCTACACCGATTTCCTCAAGAAGGGCGAGGACGGCTTGTATCACGCATTCCCGAGCAACCAGGGCGAGGATGGCTTCTCAGGCAACGCCAAGGATTATACAGACAGGCCGCAGGTCATGCGCCATCTGAGGTACACGCTCCGCGCTGCCGTCAGTGCGAGCGAAGTCCTCGACACCGATGCGGACCTGCGCGCGGAATGGCGCGAGCGGCTCGAGCACTGCGCGGGCGACGATGGCATGCCGCTGCCCGTGCTGTCCGGCATGGAAAAAGTCTGCTACGAAGCCAATCCGCCTGAATTTGGTGTGGGACGGCCTTACCGGCCGCAACCGGAGACGATAGAGGGCGCCCCGTGGCCGGCGGAGGAAGATGGTTTCTTCAGTTGGTATTTCGGACAGTTTCCCTGGTCCGTCATGCAACGCTTGCGCGCGGGCGATTTCGTTGCGGACCGCGATTTTCCCATGTTCCGCAAGATGGTCGAACGCTGGCGGCATCCCAACGGCCTGTGTTGGGGGATGGCGATCGCCAATTACGGCCACGCCGGCGCATGGACGGAGTCGCTCGGAGCTCTCGCGCCGCTCCAGGAGACGATGCTGCAAAGCTGGGACGGCGCCATTCGGCTCTTCCCCGCGTGGCCGCGAAATCTTGACGCCAGTTTCACCACATTGCGCGCGGAAGGCGCGTTCCTCGTGTCGGCAACGTGGCAAGAGGGCCTGTTGCAGGAGGCTCGCATCGTCAGCGAGCAAGGCGGCCCGTGCCGTGTCTGGAAGCCCTGGGAAACCGTGACCGTGCTGGATGCGGCCGGAAACCCCGTTGCAGTCCAAGAGCAGGACGGAATCGCCGCATTCGAGACAGCACCTGGAGGCGCCTATACGATGTCGCACCCCTGACGCACCCGGCTGAATGCAACCTGATTGGAGTAAGGCGCTCTTTCGGGGCAAGAATAGGCGAAAATCCGGTCCCGCAATGCGTACCGTATGGTGGAGGTTGACTGCCATGCTCACTCAACTTAGGTGCCGGCAATTGGCTGAGCCGAAACGAGTCCACGTGCAATTGTCCCGTGCCAAACCACTATTGGGGCGAGCATTCGTCGCGCTTGCCGTGTTACTCGGCGTATGGCCCGCGACGGCACAGACTGCGGAGGGGGACAAACACCCAAGGCCTCCGGCCGTGGCCAGTGTGGAGAAGGTGCGGATTCTCGGCGAGCGCCTGTTTGAACGGGCCATCGACATCAAACAAGGCGGCCAGTTCATCGAACCGTTGTGCAACCTGATCCCGTCAATGCTGGCGCAACAGGTTGCCAATGACAGCTTCGAGGAAGAGCCCCCCTATAGGGTTGCCTACAAACAGGAACTGGATAAACCGTACCGGCCTTGGTATCCCGATGGCGCGGTGCACGCCGCCCAGTTCGCTCTCGATGCCGAGAACGCATTCAACGGCAGGCAGTGTCAGAGAATTGGTGTTCCTCAGGAGCGGTGCCGGGCCGGTGTTTCGCAGGACGGATTCTTTATCGCGGAAGGCGTCAATTACGCGCTGCGCCTGCATATGCGCGGCGAGGGAAACGTGCGGGTATGGGCGTCGCTGCACGGAAACGGCGGATATGCGGCCGGACCGGCGGACCTGGGCCGTGCCAGCGCGTCATGGGCGCCCGCTGAGCTGGTGCTCAAGGCCGCGCGAACCGTGGAAAACGCCACGCTCACGATCGAATGCGAGGGGCCGGGCACCCTCTGGCTGGACCGCGCATACCTGATCGAGGAAGGCGCCGTGCTGGGCCTGTGGCGCCAGGACGTCGTTGATGCGCTGAAAGCCCTGAATCCAGGCGTGATTCGCTGGGGCGGCAGCACGACGGAAGGCTACGAATGGACCGATTGCATCGGGCCGTGGGACAGGCGGGCGCCTTTCACGACATGCTGGGGCGGGCTCGAGCCAAACTTCGTCGGCATGGAAGAGTTCGTGCAACTCTGCCAGTACATCGGCGCGGAGCCCTTGCTGTGCTTGCGGTGGTCGGGAAAGAAGCCCGAGGACGCCGCCGCGCAGGTCGAGTATTTCAACGGCTCCGCCGAGACGCGTTGGGGCCGTATACGCGCGCAGAACGGGCATCCCGGCCCCTACAACGTCAAGTATTGGCAAATCGGCAACGAAGTCGGCGGGGCGGACTACGACGCCGCGGTTCTTGCGTTTGCACAAGCGATGAAGTCCGTCTGCCCGAACGTCAACGTCTTGTCCGCATTCTTTACGGAGAACACGTTGGCCAAAGGGGCCGGGTACATTGATTATCTCTGCCCGCACCACTACGGTTGCGGCGACCTTGCTGGCAAGGCCAATGATTTTCAGCACATGCGGGACCTGATCGCGCGAGATGCCGGCGGCCGTGACGTGCGCATCGCCGTGACCGAATGGAACACGACCGCCGGCGACTGGGGTCTCGGCCGCGCCACCCTGCAAACGCTGTCCAACGCCCTGATGTGCTCGCGCTACCACAACCTTATGCACCGGAACGCCGACCTCTGCGAGATCGCGGTACGGTCCAATCTGGTTGACAGTTTCGGGTCGGGGATCATCCAAACGGGGCCGGGATGGTATTACGTCGCGCCGACCTATTACGCGCAGCAGCTCTATCAGCGCGCGGCAGGCTCGCAGCCGCTGCGGCTCGAGCGCGAGTCAACGCTGCCGTGGACCGAGCAGCAGCCGGATCTCAGCGCAACGTTGAGTCCTGACGACAAGACCTTGCGCATATTTGCCGTCAACACGTCAACCGATCCGCACCCTGTGCTTTTCGAACTTCCCGGCGCGGGGGAATCAGCCACCGCCACTGTCTTGAAGGACCAGCAAAACGCGCTCTGTGCGGAGGTAATTAACACACGCGACGCTCCAGCACGTATCAAGCCGGCTGCGTATCCTCTCGAAACACGCGGAACAACCTTCGAATTCGCCTTCGAACCGTTGAGTCTTACCTTGCTGGAGGTGACGATGAGCCCGTGAAGCCCTGCTCGTCCGTCGAAAGGAAAAGAGCTCAGGACCGCCCGGGGTTAGGGAAACTCAAGACCAAGAAGAGCGGTTTTCCGCGAAAGAGATGATGTGCAATCCATGCGCGCCTGTGCTATTTTG of Candidatus Hydrogenedentota bacterium contains these proteins:
- a CDS encoding SUMF1/EgtB/PvdO family nonheme iron enzyme; the encoded protein is MKKSAWLSPIPAFVVCVFLAGGCAHMAGTASPETVMLPGNVPLEMVWIPPGTFMMGQYANEQDAYPNKETPQHRVTLSHGLWMGKYEVTKEQWQAVMGTAPWSGREYVTGEPKTPAVCVTWDDAQSFAAKVSSLSGRTFRLPTEAEWEWACRAGTATRFYWGDDPAYDDIDRQAWWRGTAMITEDQHARPVGLKPPNPWGLYDMSGNASEWCHDWHSYYGDEPAIDPAGPALADHRVIRGGSWLTIGGHCRSARRNHDIPSASLVDTGFRVVAGPPIEARRGAPEFTDVFASGMDGVNTYRIPAMLLAPDGSVLAFCEARKESIADASPTDMVLRRSVDGGRTWLPMQVLVHGEGNEALMNPCAVVDRPANTIILWCISAHKVRPDHHRHLLLTSTDNGQTWSGPFDAGQLATTYDDRFVPGPGAGIQTKTGRLVIPGYVGETREEVEEEYFSCVVYSDDHGKHWTFGARVPEYSDESQVVELTDGTLMLNVRGNMGKGCRGVALSNNEGQTWSRFYWDQALNECPCQASIIRCSAPGNSGKDLLLFANPDNRGETYGAVERTRMTVRLSYDEGKTWPVKRLIHGGPSSYSTMVRLPDGDIGLLFEGGEKHRREWVRFVRFSLDWLTSGTRPQP
- a CDS encoding alpha-L-arabinofuranosidase C-terminal domain-containing protein, which gives rise to MASVEKVRILGERLFERAIDIKQGGQFIEPLCNLIPSMLAQQVANDSFEEEPPYRVAYKQELDKPYRPWYPDGAVHAAQFALDAENAFNGRQCQRIGVPQERCRAGVSQDGFFIAEGVNYALRLHMRGEGNVRVWASLHGNGGYAAGPADLGRASASWAPAELVLKAARTVENATLTIECEGPGTLWLDRAYLIEEGAVLGLWRQDVVDALKALNPGVIRWGGSTTEGYEWTDCIGPWDRRAPFTTCWGGLEPNFVGMEEFVQLCQYIGAEPLLCLRWSGKKPEDAAAQVEYFNGSAETRWGRIRAQNGHPGPYNVKYWQIGNEVGGADYDAAVLAFAQAMKSVCPNVNVLSAFFTENTLAKGAGYIDYLCPHHYGCGDLAGKANDFQHMRDLIARDAGGRDVRIAVTEWNTTAGDWGLGRATLQTLSNALMCSRYHNLMHRNADLCEIAVRSNLVDSFGSGIIQTGPGWYYVAPTYYAQQLYQRAAGSQPLRLERESTLPWTEQQPDLSATLSPDDKTLRIFAVNTSTDPHPVLFELPGAGESATATVLKDQQNALCAEVINTRDAPARIKPAAYPLETRGTTFEFAFEPLSLTLLEVTMSP